A portion of the Segatella copri DSM 18205 genome contains these proteins:
- a CDS encoding NigD1/NigD2 family lipoprotein has translation MRKIDFKKIGLAAMMLLSALTFQSCDNDNDTDWDRVFPNALVTVKKSGDACYLQLDDNTTLLAKNLKPTIFDGKEVRALVNYTQTSEKSEKYNQVIHVNWIDSILTKKPVPSLGSDTENSEKYGNDMVDIVRDWVTVAEDGYLTLRFRALWGGQKVHYINLVTGVNPENPYEVELRHNVNGDSQNYWRDALVAFNLNDAVPDTEGKTVKLTIRWRSSQGYKKVDFDYCSRKPISSPKMLEGYSQEGRDIR, from the coding sequence ATGAGAAAAATTGATTTCAAGAAGATCGGGCTGGCAGCGATGATGCTCCTGTCGGCCCTCACATTCCAGTCGTGCGATAACGATAACGATACCGACTGGGATCGCGTTTTTCCTAACGCACTGGTAACCGTGAAGAAGAGTGGCGATGCCTGCTATCTGCAGCTCGACGACAACACCACGCTGCTCGCCAAGAACCTGAAACCTACCATTTTTGACGGTAAGGAGGTTCGCGCCCTGGTCAACTACACGCAGACCTCGGAGAAGAGCGAGAAGTATAACCAGGTGATTCACGTCAACTGGATAGACAGCATCCTGACCAAGAAGCCAGTTCCATCGCTCGGTTCTGATACCGAGAACAGCGAGAAGTATGGCAACGACATGGTCGACATCGTGCGCGACTGGGTAACGGTGGCAGAAGATGGCTATCTCACCCTCCGTTTCCGTGCTCTCTGGGGCGGTCAGAAGGTGCATTACATCAACCTCGTTACGGGTGTGAATCCAGAGAATCCTTACGAGGTAGAGCTGCGCCACAATGTTAATGGCGACTCTCAGAACTACTGGCGCGATGCCCTCGTAGCGTTCAATCTGAACGATGCCGTGCCTGATACCGAAGGCAAGACGGTGAAGCTCACCATCCGCTGGCGTTCCAGCCAGGGCTACAAGAAGGTAGATTTCGATTACTGTTCGCGCAAGCCTATCAGCAGTCCGAAGATGCTCGAAGGATACAGCCAGGAAGGAAGAGATATCCGATAA
- a CDS encoding smalltalk protein has product MKASTWKTILQIAISFLTAIATTLGITSCSSL; this is encoded by the coding sequence ATGAAAGCAAGTACCTGGAAAACAATTTTGCAGATTGCAATCTCCTTCCTTACAGCCATCGCTACCACCCTCGGTATAACAAGCTGCAGCAGCCTTTAA
- a CDS encoding PDDEXK nuclease domain-containing protein → MEKSALTNITEKLTQSEKIFVSDLKLLAGEARRQAYRNADHLLVVRNWLIGWHIVTQEQKGKERAQYGKHVIELASQTLTEEYGRGFGLTSIKNMRSFYLMFSKLQFGQAMLDQFKLTDKPIRQAPLDESTIPFYPNLSWLHYERLLRVKDADARLWYLKEAAREQWDYRTLQRNISSQYYYRLLQTPEHLRKEVSDEMRSLTSDFEKDKLSYLKNPVIAEFLGLPQNPAYSESKLETAIIDHLQTFIMELGKGYAFVARQQHIKTDMGDFYIDLVFYNIILKSYLIIDLKTTQITHQDVGQMDMYVRMYDELKKEEGNNPTIGLVLCSDTSNDLARYSILKDSKQLFAAKYLTYLPTEEELSREIREQKEFFELQKGKEAEDED, encoded by the coding sequence ATGGAAAAATCTGCATTAACAAACATAACAGAAAAGCTGACTCAATCAGAGAAAATCTTTGTCTCTGACTTGAAGCTTTTAGCCGGGGAAGCACGTCGGCAAGCCTATCGCAATGCAGACCATCTATTGGTGGTTCGCAATTGGCTTATCGGTTGGCATATCGTGACACAGGAACAAAAAGGAAAGGAACGTGCGCAATATGGCAAACATGTCATCGAATTGGCCTCCCAAACCCTTACAGAAGAATACGGCAGAGGATTCGGACTGACAAGCATAAAGAACATGCGCTCTTTTTACCTGATGTTCAGTAAATTACAATTTGGTCAAGCAATGCTTGACCAATTCAAACTCACAGACAAACCAATTCGTCAAGCACCGCTTGACGAATCTACGATACCATTCTATCCTAACCTATCATGGCTTCACTATGAACGCTTACTGCGTGTAAAAGATGCGGATGCAAGGTTGTGGTATTTGAAGGAGGCAGCTCGTGAGCAATGGGATTACCGTACCTTACAGCGTAATATCTCCTCACAATACTATTATCGTTTGTTGCAAACCCCTGAACATCTGCGCAAAGAGGTAAGTGACGAAATGCGTTCGCTGACTTCAGATTTCGAAAAAGACAAACTCTCTTATCTCAAGAATCCTGTGATAGCAGAGTTCTTAGGATTACCACAGAACCCAGCCTATAGTGAATCGAAACTGGAAACTGCCATTATCGACCATCTGCAGACTTTCATCATGGAGTTGGGCAAAGGCTATGCGTTTGTGGCTCGCCAACAGCATATCAAGACGGATATGGGCGATTTCTATATCGACCTTGTGTTTTACAACATCATCCTAAAGTCCTATCTCATTATTGATTTAAAGACTACGCAGATAACTCATCAGGATGTGGGACAGATGGATATGTACGTCAGAATGTATGACGAGTTGAAGAAAGAGGAAGGCAATAATCCTACTATCGGTTTGGTTCTGTGTTCTGACACTAGCAATGACCTTGCACGTTATTCCATATTGAAAGACAGCAAGCAGCTCTTTGCCGCTAAGTATCTTACTTATCTTCCTACAGAAGAAGAGTTGAGCCGAGAAATCCGTGAACAGAAAGAATTTTTTGAACTACAAAAGGGAAAAGAGGCAGAAGATGAAGATTAG
- a CDS encoding AEC family transporter, protein MENLEVMVILFIIVILGYVACKLGYMGDKFDKKLSSMVVDITCPLLVLSSVMGDELPDRTLILPLLGVGFLTYILLLVFGFWVPRLITRNHDDQGMIGFALMFANVGFIGYPIVSSIFGPKAIFYAALLNMPNTFFIFTAGVMLIKGEYSIKQFNPKVLFSPALLGAFVAALLVAFGVHTPDIIARPVTMVGNITVPAALMIIGSSMAKLPVKEIIGSPKVYLSSFLRLVVVPLSIYFLFKVCGVSDQVNDINTVVIAMPVASFGTMFCLKYGRNPSLITEMTFITTVGSIITIPLITLLFS, encoded by the coding sequence ATGGAGAATTTGGAAGTGATGGTGATACTTTTCATCATCGTGATTTTAGGTTACGTCGCCTGCAAGTTGGGATATATGGGCGACAAGTTTGACAAGAAGCTATCCAGCATGGTGGTAGATATCACCTGTCCCCTGCTGGTGCTCTCGTCAGTAATGGGCGATGAGCTGCCCGACCGCACGCTCATCCTTCCCCTCCTGGGCGTAGGTTTTCTTACCTACATCCTTTTGCTGGTATTCGGTTTCTGGGTGCCGCGTCTCATCACGCGCAATCATGACGACCAGGGCATGATAGGTTTTGCGCTGATGTTTGCCAACGTAGGTTTCATCGGCTACCCTATTGTTTCAAGCATATTCGGTCCGAAGGCCATTTTTTATGCCGCGCTACTCAACATGCCGAACACCTTTTTTATTTTTACGGCAGGTGTAATGCTCATCAAGGGCGAGTACAGCATCAAGCAGTTCAATCCTAAGGTGCTGTTTTCTCCGGCTCTTCTGGGTGCTTTTGTTGCCGCCCTCCTGGTAGCTTTCGGGGTTCATACGCCTGATATCATTGCGCGTCCGGTAACGATGGTGGGCAACATAACGGTTCCGGCAGCCCTGATGATTATCGGTTCCTCGATGGCTAAGTTGCCGGTGAAGGAGATTATCGGCAGTCCTAAGGTATACCTCTCCTCGTTCTTGCGTCTTGTGGTAGTACCTTTGAGCATTTATTTCCTGTTCAAGGTATGTGGTGTAAGCGATCAGGTCAACGACATCAATACGGTTGTCATTGCGATGCCCGTAGCGAGTTTCGGCACGATGTTCTGTCTGAAATACGGCCGCAATCCTTCTCTCATCACCGAGATGACGTTCATCACCACGGTTGGCAGCATCATCACCATCCCGCTCATCACCCTCCTCTTTTCGTAA
- a CDS encoding very short patch repair endonuclease, with translation MSDRLTIEQRHNNMAAIRGRDTKPEILVRKFLWSRGFRYRLNHPRLPGKPDIVLRKYRTCILVNGCFWHGHEGCKYYVVPKSNTGFWMEKIRRNRERDHEVLHRLAEMGWHTIVIWECELKPAVREKTLESLAFTLNHIYLEDHHIRRYELPEEVPEMVAEPEAERREE, from the coding sequence ATGTCTGACCGTTTAACCATAGAACAGCGCCACAACAATATGGCGGCAATAAGGGGCAGGGATACCAAACCGGAGATTCTTGTCAGGAAATTTCTGTGGAGTAGGGGATTCAGGTATCGGCTCAATCATCCGCGGTTGCCGGGCAAGCCGGACATCGTGCTGAGGAAGTATCGTACCTGTATTCTTGTGAACGGATGCTTCTGGCACGGACATGAAGGGTGCAAATATTATGTGGTGCCGAAATCGAACACCGGGTTCTGGATGGAGAAGATCAGGAGGAACCGGGAGAGGGACCATGAGGTGCTGCACCGGCTGGCTGAAATGGGATGGCATACCATCGTGATATGGGAATGTGAACTGAAGCCGGCGGTAAGGGAGAAGACGCTGGAGTCGCTCGCCTTTACGCTGAACCATATCTATCTGGAAGATCATCATATCAGAAGATATGAATTGCCGGAAGAAGTGCCGGAAATGGTGGCGGAGCCGGAGGCGGAAAGACGGGAGGAATAG
- a CDS encoding HU family DNA-binding protein → MEQKGTLKYRKLQRTPQSGENAGKKKWYATAVTDREVDFEGFVSHISDHGSPYSRGTIHGVLMDALDHLQELILDGKSVRLSDLGLFSIGMTSKAEDTKEKVTAASVEGVHLIVRNTKSWSNSELRKKCKIQEYGGYTGTDEGGTSGGTSGGTEQGGDTSQGGSGTTGGGSQEGGDGLE, encoded by the coding sequence ATGGAACAGAAAGGAACATTGAAGTATCGTAAGTTGCAGCGTACACCACAGAGCGGCGAGAACGCAGGTAAGAAAAAGTGGTATGCCACTGCGGTAACCGACCGCGAGGTGGATTTCGAGGGATTCGTATCTCACATCTCTGACCACGGTTCGCCTTACTCCCGAGGTACTATCCACGGTGTGCTGATGGATGCACTCGACCATCTGCAGGAGTTGATTCTCGACGGTAAGAGTGTGCGTCTCTCTGACCTCGGCCTGTTCTCCATCGGTATGACTTCGAAGGCGGAGGATACCAAGGAGAAGGTAACGGCTGCCAGCGTAGAGGGTGTACACCTGATTGTGAGAAACACAAAAAGCTGGAGCAACTCTGAGCTGCGCAAGAAGTGCAAGATTCAGGAGTACGGCGGCTATACCGGCACCGACGAGGGTGGCACCTCTGGTGGTACCTCTGGCGGCACAGAACAAGGCGGCGACACCAGCCAGGGCGGCTCCGGAACTACCGGCGGCGGCTCTCAGGAAGGCGGCGACGGGCTTGAATAA
- a CDS encoding helix-turn-helix domain-containing protein yields MDRITKEQYEFALNRIEDLLPLVTDYTPANDKNAIELTLMSDIVESYEKKHFPIGKPSVSELIELSLNEKKMTQKQLASEIGVSPSRINDYVTGRSEPTLKIARLLCKVLNITPAAMLQC; encoded by the coding sequence ATGGATAGAATTACGAAAGAACAATATGAGTTTGCACTCAACAGAATAGAAGATCTCCTGCCATTGGTAACGGACTATACGCCTGCCAATGATAAGAATGCCATAGAACTGACATTAATGTCGGACATTGTTGAGTCATACGAAAAGAAACATTTTCCTATCGGAAAGCCTTCTGTTTCTGAACTTATCGAACTTTCTTTAAATGAAAAGAAAATGACTCAAAAACAACTGGCTTCAGAAATTGGAGTAAGTCCTTCACGTATTAACGATTATGTAACAGGGCGCTCTGAGCCTACTCTAAAAATAGCTAGATTGCTATGCAAGGTTCTGAACATAACGCCTGCTGCGATGTTGCAATGTTAA
- a CDS encoding C10 family peptidase: MKRLLHIQFLLVLLLALGYSPLQAKRITQWQAQQQAYSFWGKQMPQKAKAKSRTATTASPSDAYYVFNNDAGGFVIIAGDDAVAPVLGYTSTGSFDAENLPDGLKDLLKSYERQIAALGDNYVANQTATRAAFTGEKLLKTAEWDQNVPFNKYTPSNYVTGCVATAGAIVMKHHGYPAKGTGSHSYTWNGKTLTANFEHTYDWTSMPAKYDGTNDAAFDGVARLMADLGVAVEMQYNKDGSGAYIGNLVTALQKHFGYSKLSHLMAIEDVGAEAWNGRLRDEIDANRPVLYAASDPARGGHAFVIDGYKDESFSVNWGWGGYCDGFYQIGALNPESAGKPTGDKYNVGQSAVFGMEPSGGTEKVSAIGFVKDKDRMQVQNMNITDVKKGQKGTLFSMPIGNTGDRVFTGECVVALMNAKGERREIVSSQPMKLDKLAVNRYYISPTFSLQFTLDAEPGDYLAILAKEEGSSEYIELYDRNFERKRLPATGYEPLTFELNTKMGKGATFKQASGGYNLPSNFYKNKPVLGSCYYYYLTVDEGISKFFAIMNGKLVDNVSTERINYFVGVKPVYDLEVRTYSDYQEQELVVNQPGAGQLKEKLANEDPDYVVYRNIKVNGEIDKRDFDELASHYFKSIDLSGAKVVAYEDSRADMVPKYAFEGNAFLEHFKMPAGVKELGSNAFSATKLKEIDLPETIEEFGLNTFNYCLNLTDVYMRHKAAPGWISWCVFASKSSDLYRTLHLYEGCKARYNAYPYTKNWIKYFDNVVEDLEPTGIHSVTLDKETGNKAIYDLNGRRITEAMKKGVYIQNGKKISAK, from the coding sequence ATGAAGCGACTATTACACATTCAATTTCTATTGGTATTGTTGCTGGCGCTGGGATACTCTCCTCTGCAGGCCAAGCGAATCACACAATGGCAGGCTCAGCAACAGGCCTACAGCTTCTGGGGAAAGCAGATGCCGCAGAAGGCGAAGGCGAAGAGCCGCACGGCTACTACTGCATCGCCATCGGATGCTTACTATGTATTTAACAACGATGCCGGCGGATTCGTCATTATCGCTGGTGATGATGCCGTAGCGCCAGTATTGGGCTATACCTCAACGGGATCATTTGATGCCGAGAATCTGCCTGACGGACTGAAGGATCTGCTGAAGAGCTATGAACGGCAGATTGCGGCGCTGGGCGACAATTATGTAGCAAACCAAACTGCCACAAGAGCAGCATTTACAGGCGAAAAACTGCTCAAAACCGCAGAATGGGACCAAAATGTTCCTTTCAATAAGTATACGCCAAGCAACTATGTAACAGGCTGTGTAGCAACGGCTGGAGCCATCGTAATGAAGCACCACGGCTATCCTGCCAAGGGCACCGGAAGTCATTCTTATACCTGGAACGGCAAGACCCTGACTGCCAATTTCGAGCATACCTACGATTGGACAAGCATGCCTGCCAAATATGACGGCACCAACGATGCCGCTTTCGACGGCGTGGCAAGACTGATGGCAGACCTCGGTGTGGCTGTGGAGATGCAGTATAATAAGGACGGAAGCGGTGCGTATATCGGCAACCTGGTAACCGCCCTGCAGAAGCATTTCGGCTACAGCAAACTTTCGCATCTGATGGCAATAGAAGATGTGGGTGCTGAGGCATGGAACGGCAGACTGCGCGACGAGATTGATGCCAACCGCCCCGTGCTCTATGCTGCTTCTGACCCAGCTAGAGGCGGTCATGCCTTCGTAATTGATGGATACAAGGACGAAAGCTTCAGCGTAAACTGGGGCTGGGGCGGCTATTGTGATGGTTTCTACCAGATAGGAGCCCTGAATCCGGAAAGCGCAGGAAAGCCAACGGGCGATAAATATAATGTAGGTCAATCGGCAGTATTCGGCATGGAACCATCTGGCGGAACGGAGAAAGTGTCTGCTATCGGATTCGTGAAGGATAAAGATCGGATGCAGGTACAGAATATGAATATTACCGACGTAAAGAAGGGTCAGAAAGGTACACTCTTTTCTATGCCTATCGGTAATACAGGTGACCGTGTTTTTACCGGAGAGTGCGTCGTAGCCCTTATGAATGCTAAGGGAGAAAGGCGAGAAATCGTATCGTCTCAACCTATGAAATTGGACAAATTGGCAGTTAATAGGTATTATATTTCTCCAACTTTTTCTCTGCAGTTTACACTGGATGCAGAACCGGGTGATTATCTGGCTATCCTAGCTAAGGAAGAAGGTTCTTCGGAATACATAGAACTGTATGACCGAAACTTTGAGAGAAAGCGTTTGCCGGCAACTGGATATGAGCCTCTCACATTTGAACTCAATACGAAAATGGGTAAAGGTGCCACATTTAAGCAAGCTAGTGGCGGATATAATCTTCCTAGCAATTTCTATAAAAACAAGCCTGTCCTCGGTTCTTGTTATTACTATTACCTGACGGTGGATGAGGGCATATCAAAGTTTTTTGCAATAATGAATGGTAAACTGGTGGATAATGTCAGCACAGAGCGCATAAATTATTTCGTAGGTGTGAAGCCGGTTTATGATCTCGAGGTAAGGACTTATAGCGACTATCAGGAGCAGGAACTGGTGGTAAATCAGCCAGGAGCCGGGCAGCTGAAGGAAAAACTTGCCAACGAAGATCCTGACTATGTTGTATACCGAAATATCAAGGTGAACGGCGAGATAGACAAGCGCGACTTTGATGAGCTGGCAAGCCATTATTTCAAGAGCATCGACCTGAGCGGAGCCAAGGTGGTTGCTTATGAAGACAGCAGGGCTGATATGGTTCCTAAGTATGCATTTGAAGGCAATGCTTTTCTGGAGCATTTCAAGATGCCTGCCGGTGTAAAAGAGTTAGGTTCCAACGCCTTTTCGGCAACCAAGCTGAAGGAGATTGACTTGCCTGAAACGATAGAGGAATTCGGTCTCAATACATTCAATTACTGCCTCAATCTGACAGATGTATATATGCGTCATAAGGCGGCTCCTGGCTGGATCAGCTGGTGCGTATTTGCTAGCAAGAGCAGTGATTTGTACCGCACGCTGCATCTCTACGAGGGTTGTAAGGCGAGGTATAATGCTTATCCATACACCAAGAACTGGATTAAATACTTCGATAATGTGGTAGAGGACCTGGAGCCTACCGGCATCCATTCTGTAACATTGGATAAGGAGACTGGCAATAAGGCCATTTACGACCTGAACGGCCGCCGCATAACCGAGGCAATGAAGAAGGGCGTATACATCCAGAATGGCAAGAAAATCAGCGCGAAGTAA
- a CDS encoding ATP-binding protein yields MIVRPKRIYRKRIPYGMQNFEDVIKEDCYYVDKTPFIEQIEESNKYFFFIRPRRFGKTLTLSMLENYYDINKKDKFDEIFGKLYIGQNPTPEHSTYLIIHLNFAEVAAGLDDYKDGLDNHCRLVFNFFCDIYAHILPANTKEGMEKLTDAVSQLRFLCQKCQEVGKKIYLFIDEYDNFTNMILAHEEHLMRYRNQTHGEGYLRQFFNTIKGAAGNTLGRVFVTGVSPVTMDDLTSGFNIGTNYSLSPKFNEMTGFTEEEVREMLDYYRSVLPFNHTTDELIKVMKPWYDNYCFAVKSYGKTTMYNSVMVLNFISNYIDNEYDIPDSMVETNIRIDYDKLRMLIRHDKEFAHDASIIQQLVTQGFVIGTLNENFPAERINDPDNFLSLLFYFGMVTIDGTYKGETKFIIPNEVVRDQMYTYLLDTYKENDLVYDRYSKGKLESKLAYDGQFKPYFEYIADCLKKYSSQRDKQKGEAFVHGFTLAMTSQNKFYRPISELDNDGGYADIFLSPLCDIYKDMVDSYIIELKYCKSQTTDEQVKKLFEEASAQISRYADSDMVREAVKTTKLHKLVVIYRGAEMVACEEI; encoded by the coding sequence ATGATAGTAAGACCAAAGCGCATTTATCGCAAGCGCATACCATACGGCATGCAGAATTTTGAGGATGTCATAAAAGAGGATTGTTACTATGTGGACAAGACTCCTTTCATAGAGCAAATAGAAGAATCCAACAAGTATTTCTTCTTCATTCGCCCTCGCCGTTTCGGCAAGACACTTACCCTCTCCATGCTTGAAAATTACTATGACATCAACAAGAAAGACAAGTTTGATGAAATCTTTGGCAAGCTATACATCGGGCAGAATCCTACACCAGAGCATAGTACATATCTCATCATCCACCTCAATTTTGCCGAGGTGGCAGCAGGATTGGATGATTATAAGGATGGACTGGACAACCATTGTCGCCTTGTATTCAATTTCTTCTGCGACATCTATGCACATATTCTTCCTGCCAATACCAAGGAAGGAATGGAAAAGTTAACAGATGCAGTGTCTCAACTGAGGTTTCTTTGCCAGAAATGCCAGGAGGTGGGGAAGAAGATTTATCTCTTCATCGATGAGTACGACAACTTCACCAACATGATTCTCGCCCATGAGGAGCATCTTATGAGGTATCGCAACCAGACCCACGGAGAGGGATACTTGCGCCAGTTCTTCAACACCATCAAGGGTGCGGCTGGCAATACTCTGGGCAGAGTGTTCGTCACGGGAGTAAGCCCTGTGACCATGGATGACCTGACCAGCGGATTCAACATCGGAACCAACTACTCCCTAAGCCCAAAATTCAATGAGATGACGGGCTTCACGGAAGAAGAAGTGAGAGAGATGCTGGATTATTACCGCAGCGTTCTGCCGTTCAATCACACCACCGATGAGCTGATCAAGGTGATGAAGCCTTGGTACGACAACTATTGCTTTGCCGTCAAGAGCTATGGCAAGACCACGATGTACAACTCCGTGATGGTACTCAATTTCATTAGCAACTATATAGATAATGAGTACGACATCCCCGACTCCATGGTAGAGACCAACATCCGTATCGACTATGACAAGTTGCGAATGCTCATCCGCCACGACAAGGAGTTCGCCCACGATGCCAGCATCATCCAGCAGTTGGTAACCCAGGGATTCGTGATAGGCACGCTCAACGAGAACTTCCCTGCCGAGCGAATCAACGACCCAGACAACTTCCTCAGCCTGCTGTTCTATTTCGGCATGGTGACGATAGACGGAACATACAAGGGTGAGACCAAGTTCATCATCCCGAATGAGGTGGTGCGAGACCAGATGTACACCTACCTGCTCGACACCTACAAGGAGAACGACTTGGTATATGATAGATATAGCAAGGGTAAACTGGAGAGCAAACTGGCATACGATGGACAATTCAAGCCATACTTTGAGTATATCGCCGACTGCCTGAAGAAGTACTCCTCCCAGCGAGACAAGCAGAAGGGAGAGGCTTTCGTGCATGGCTTCACCTTGGCGATGACAAGCCAGAACAAGTTCTATCGCCCTATCTCTGAGCTGGACAATGACGGCGGCTATGCTGACATCTTCCTCTCTCCGCTCTGTGACATCTACAAGGACATGGTAGATTCATATATCATCGAGTTGAAATATTGCAAGAGCCAAACCACAGATGAGCAAGTGAAAAAGCTCTTCGAGGAGGCTTCAGCTCAAATCTCTCGCTATGCGGACAGTGATATGGTCAGAGAGGCAGTAAAGACTACAAAGCTCCACAAGCTGGTGGTTATCTACCGCGGAGCGGAAATGGTGGCTTGCGAGGAGATATAA
- a CDS encoding type II toxin-antitoxin system HigB family toxin yields MRIISHRKLKEFYETPGREDSKVALERWYQIAEEAEWRNFSDIRTDFPDADYVGNQHYVFNIRGNRYRLVVVIKFTIGRLFVRFVGTHSEYDKIDCSTI; encoded by the coding sequence ATGAGAATTATTTCGCATAGGAAACTAAAAGAGTTTTACGAGACCCCTGGGCGAGAAGACTCAAAAGTAGCTCTGGAAAGATGGTACCAGATTGCGGAAGAAGCAGAATGGCGCAACTTTTCTGATATAAGAACTGACTTTCCTGATGCTGACTACGTAGGTAATCAACATTACGTATTCAACATTCGAGGAAACAGGTATAGGTTGGTAGTGGTTATTAAATTTACAATAGGCCGACTCTTCGTAAGATTTGTCGGAACACATAGTGAATATGACAAAATAGATTGTTCCACCATTTAA
- a CDS encoding nucleotidyltransferase family protein, with product MKSREYYISLITSHAEELKKNFGIKSLRLFGSVSRNEQKEGSDVDICVDMEPKMFLVVRLKRFLENLLECSVDIVRLHKHINPFLLKEIEHDGIYIIK from the coding sequence ATGAAGTCAAGGGAATATTATATATCACTCATCACTTCTCATGCCGAAGAGCTAAAAAAGAACTTTGGCATTAAATCATTACGCCTTTTCGGTTCTGTGTCTAGAAACGAACAGAAAGAAGGTAGTGACGTTGATATATGCGTAGATATGGAACCGAAAATGTTCCTTGTAGTAAGACTGAAACGTTTTCTAGAAAACCTGCTGGAATGTTCTGTTGACATTGTAAGATTGCACAAGCATATCAATCCATTCCTCCTTAAAGAAATAGAACATGACGGAATATACATCATCAAATAG
- a CDS encoding carbon-nitrogen hydrolase has protein sequence MNVGLLQLHNTADIANNKQRLAEGIIDLAHRGAELIVLQELHNSLYFCQVEDVDLFDLAEPIPGPSTDFYGKLAKDLGVVIVTSLFERRAPGLYHNTAVVMEKDGSIAGKYRKMHIPDDPAYYEKFYFTPGDLGFHPIQTSVGKLGVLVCWDQWYPEAARLMALQGSEMLIYPTAIGYATYDTEEEQQRQREAWTTVMRGHAVANGLPVIAVNRVGFEPDPSGQTEGIQFWGSSFVAGPQGELHYRASDQEEESLVVDIDLKHSENVRRWWPFLRDRRIENYRDITKRFID, from the coding sequence ATGAACGTCGGTTTATTACAACTTCATAATACGGCAGATATCGCCAACAACAAGCAGCGCCTGGCAGAAGGCATCATCGACCTCGCCCATCGCGGCGCAGAGCTCATCGTGCTTCAGGAGCTTCATAACTCCCTCTATTTCTGTCAGGTAGAGGATGTTGACCTCTTCGACCTGGCAGAGCCTATTCCGGGTCCTTCGACCGATTTCTACGGCAAGCTTGCCAAGGATCTCGGCGTCGTCATCGTCACCTCCCTCTTCGAGCGCCGCGCTCCGGGGCTCTACCACAATACGGCGGTAGTGATGGAGAAGGATGGAAGCATAGCCGGAAAATACCGCAAGATGCACATCCCCGACGATCCTGCCTACTACGAGAAGTTCTATTTCACTCCGGGCGACCTCGGTTTCCACCCTATCCAGACCTCTGTTGGCAAGCTCGGCGTGCTGGTTTGCTGGGATCAGTGGTATCCCGAAGCAGCCCGTCTGATGGCGCTGCAGGGATCCGAAATGCTCATCTATCCTACCGCCATCGGCTACGCTACCTATGATACCGAGGAGGAGCAGCAGCGCCAGCGCGAGGCGTGGACTACCGTGATGCGGGGCCATGCCGTAGCCAACGGATTGCCGGTCATCGCCGTAAACCGCGTAGGTTTCGAGCCCGATCCAAGCGGTCAGACCGAGGGTATCCAGTTCTGGGGCAGCAGTTTCGTAGCCGGTCCTCAGGGCGAGCTCCACTACCGCGCCAGCGATCAGGAAGAAGAGAGCCTGGTAGTAGATATCGACCTGAAGCACAGCGAGAATGTGCGCCGCTGGTGGCCATTCCTCCGCGACCGCCGCATCGAGAACTACAGAGATATTACCAAGCGATTTATCGATTAA